A genome region from Musa acuminata AAA Group cultivar baxijiao chromosome BXJ3-5, Cavendish_Baxijiao_AAA, whole genome shotgun sequence includes the following:
- the LOC135638300 gene encoding signal peptidase complex subunit 2-like translates to MASSGAAKNPKKANLVDHYSIKHLLDESVTEVVKSQGYAEDVRLSNVRLLIGSIIIAIALLAQFYPKKFPENRDFLVTCIGLYVVFNGLLQCISYTKEKNAFLFTYPPPGSFNSTGLIVSSKLPRFSDMYTLTIASADPKSISANKPVVLTKSVTKWFTKDGLLVEGLFWKDVERLMDDYNGDRKNK, encoded by the exons ATGGCGAGCAGCGGCGCGGCGAAGAATCCTAAGAAGGCAAACCTCGTCGATCACTACTCCATCAAGCATCTCCTCGACGAATCGGTCACTGAG GTCGTCAAGAGTCAGGGTTACGCGGAGGACGTGAGGTTGAGCAACGTCAGGCTGCTGATCGGATCCATCATCATCGCCATCGCGCTTCTTGCGCAGTTCTACCCCAAGAAATTCCCTGAAAATAGGGACTTCCTTGTTACTTGCATCGGATT GTATGTAGTGTTTAATGGCCTGTTGCAGTGCATCAGCTATACGAAGGAGAAGAACGCGTTCCTTTTCACTTATCCTCCTCCT GGATCTTTCAATAGCACTGGATTGATCGTGTCCTCTAAGCTGCCAAGGTTCTCTGACATGTACACTCTAACAATAGCTAGTGCTGATCCAAAGTCCATTTCTGCTAATAAACCAGTAGTTCTGACAAAGAGTGTTACAAAATG GTTCACCAAGGATGGTCTTCTCGTTGAAGGTCTCTTCTGGAAGGATGTGGAGAGATTGATGGATGATTACAATGGGGATCGGAAGAACAAATAA
- the LOC135584983 gene encoding small ribosomal subunit protein uS3x-like, which produces MATQMSKKRKFVADGVFFAELNEVLTRELAEDGYSGVEVRVTPMRTEIIIRATRTQNVLGEKGRRIRELTSVVQKRFNFPENGVELYAEKVNNRGLCAIAQAESLRYKLLGGLAVRRACYGVLRFVMESGAKGCEVIVSGKLRAQRAKSMKFKDGYMISSGQPVNEYIDSAVRHVLLRQGVLGIKVKIMLDWDPKGKQGPTTPLPDLVTIHPPKDEEEYVKPAVLVAPEVPVA; this is translated from the exons ATGGCGACCCAGATGAGTAAGAAGCGAAAG TTTGTTGCGGATGGGGTGTTCTTCGCTGAATTGAACGAGGTCCTTACGAGGGAGCTCGCGGAGGATGGCTACTCTGGCGTGGAGGTCAGGGTCACGCCCATGCGTACCGAGATCATCATCCGGGCGACCCGCACCCAGAACGTCCTCG GTGAGAAGGGAAGGAGGATTAGGGAGTTGACATCGGTGGTGCAGAAAAGATTCAACTTTCCGGAGAACGGCGTCGAGCTCTACGCGGAGAAGGTGAACAATAGGGGGCTCTGTGCCATTGCTCAGGCTGAATCGCTCCGTTACAAGCTTCTTGGCGGCCTTGCTGTTCGGAG GGCTTGTTATGGTGTATTGAGGTTTGTCATGGAGAGTGGTGCCAAGGGATGTGAG gtAATTGTGAGTGGAAAGCTCAGGGCTCAGCGTGCTAAGTCTATGAAGTTCAAGGATGGATACATGATATCTTCTGGTCAGCCAGTTAATGAATATATTGACTCAGCAGTGAGGCATGTTCTACTAAGACAG GGTGTTCTTGGAATCAAGGTCAAGATCATGCTGGATTGGGATCCAAAGGGAAAGCAGGGTCCTACAACGCCCCTTCCAGATCTCGTCACGATTCATCCGCCAAAAGATGAAGAAGAATATGTCAAGCCAGCAGTACTGGTGGCTCCAGAGGTACCAGTGGCATGA
- the LOC103994541 gene encoding alpha-galactosidase 1-like, which produces MKKQIGLVMIVVVMLCSQCLISVEARLIVERRNLLANGLGMTPPMGWNTWNHFYCDINETIIRESADALVSTGLAKLGYRYVNIDDCWAEHDRNSTGYMVPKRLTFPSGIKALADYVHGKGLKLGIYSDAGHQTCSQTMPGSLGHEQKDAETFASWGIDYLKYDNCNNDDLKPMKRYPEMTRALMRTGRPIFVSLCEWGDMHPALWADKLGNSWRTTFDINDSWESMVSRADQNEVYAEHARPGGWNDPDMLEVGNGGMSNDEYIVHFSLWAASKAPLIIGCDVRSMTKETLAILGNEEVIAVNQDPLGVQAKKVRMYGDSEVWAGPLSGYRTVVVLLNRSPEFRTITAQWDDIGLPPNTVVEVRDLWKHATLEKRFVNELRVDVHHHACKMFLLTPLTLSEDEPKV; this is translated from the exons ATGAAGAAGCAAATCGGTTTGGTGATGATTGTGGTGGTGATGTTGTGTAGCCAATGTTTGATTAGCGTCGAAGCAAGACTTATCGTCGAGCGTCGGAATCTGCTTGCGAATGGGCTTGGGATGACTCCTCCCATggg TTGGAATACTTGGAATCACTTTTATTGTGATATCAACGAGACTATAATTAGAGAATCAG CGGATGCATTGGTGTCTACTGGGCTTGCTAAACTTGGATATCGATATGTCAACATAG ATGATTGTTGGGCTGAGCATGATCGCAATTCAACG GGTTATATGGTGCCAAAAAGGTTGACATTTCCATCAGGAATCAAAGCTCTCGCGGATTATGTTCATGGCAAGGGGCTTAAACTTGGTATTTACTCGGACGCAGG GCATCAAACATGCAGCCAGACGATGCCAGGTTCGCTTGGTCATGAGCAGAAAGATGCTGAAACTTTTGCTTCATGG GGCATTGATTACCTCAAGTACGACAACTGtaacaatgatgatttgaaaccGATGAAGCG GTATCCTGAGATGACTCGAGCTCTGATGAGAACAGGCAGACCAATTTTTGTCTCTCTATGTGAatg GGGAGACATGCACCCGGCTCTTTGGGCTGACAAGTTGGGGAATAGTTGGAGAACAACTTTCGACATAAACGATTCATGGGAAAG TATGGTCTCGAGGGCAGATCAAAATGAAGTTTACGCTGAGCATGCAAGGCCCGGCGGTTGGAATG ATCCAGACATGCTCGAAGTTGGAAATGGTGGTATGAGTAACGATGAGTACATCGTGCACTTCAGCCTCTGGGCTGCTTCCAAG GCTCCTCTTATTATCGGTTGTGATGTAAGGAGCATGACCAAGGAAACCTTGGCTATCCTTGGCAACGAGGAAGTGATTGCTGTAAACCAAG ATCCTCTTGGTGTTCAAGCTAAGAAAGTGCGAATGTATGGAGATTCCGAG GTTTGGGCAGGACCTCTCTCTGGATACAGAACTGTAGTCGTTCTATTGAACCGTTCCCCTGAATTCAGAACCATCACAGCCCAATGGGATGACATTGGTCTTCCACCAAACACAGTTGTAGAAGTCAGAGATCTTTGGAAG CATGCGACACTAGAGAAGAGGTTCGTGAACGAACTGAGAGTCGACGTGCACCACCATGCCTGCAAGATGTTCTTGTTGACACCTCTTACACTATCAGAGGATGAACCGAAAGTCTAG
- the LOC103985446 gene encoding uncharacterized protein LOC103985446 gives MSYPPPPPPPTTPSPSPSSSDPTPDHDTPPAVGLAVADEGAESKMGSGDEVAQMEEEEEEEECGFCLFMKGGGCKDAFVAWEKCVEDAEKRGDDIVDKCAEVTALLKKCMDAHADYYEPVLRAEQAMVEAAADAAASAADAAASANPELEEVKRGNDS, from the coding sequence ATGtcctatcctcctcctcctcctcctcccacaaCCCCTTCAccatctccctcctcctccgATCCCACACCCGATCATGACACCCCGCCCGCCGTCGGTCTGGCGGTGGCGGACGAGGGAGCAGAGTCGAAGATGGGATCAGGAGACGAAGTAGCCCaaatggaagaggaggaggaggaggaggagtgcgGCTTCTGCCTCTTTATGAAGGGGGGCGGCTGCAAGGACGCCTTCGTCGCGTGGGAGAAGTGCGTGGAGGACGCCGAGAAGCGCGGGGATGACATTGTGGACAAGTGCGCCGAGGTCACTGCCCTCCTTAAGAAGTGCATGGACGCTCACGCGGACTATTACGAGCCCGTGCTCCGCGCCGAGCAAGCCATGGTCGAGGCCGCGGCAGACGCGGCCGCCTCCGCTGCTGACGCGGCCGCCTCCGCTAACCCTGAACTGGAGGAGGTAAAGAGAGGGAACGATTCTTGA
- the LOC135637984 gene encoding probable small nuclear ribonucleoprotein G, translating to MSRSGQPPDLKKYMDKKLQIKLNANRVVVGTLRGFDQFMNLVVDNTVEVNGNEQNDIGMVVIRGNSVAMIEALEPVART from the exons ATGAGCCGATCGGGCCAACCCCCGGATCTCAAGAA GTACATGGACAAGAAGCTACAGA TAAAACTGAATGCAAACCGGGTCGTTGTGGGTACTCTCCGCGGATTTGACCAATTTATGAACCTTGTTGTTGACAACACAGTGGAGGTGAATGGCAATGAGCAAAATGATATTGGCATGGTG GTTATTCGAGGAAACAGTGTGGCCATGATTGAAGCTCTTGAACCAGTCGCCAGAACTTAA
- the LOC135637743 gene encoding uncharacterized protein LOC135637743, translated as MGTLVGHVAPGFGFLVIGLWHLFNHIKLYRTHPNSYISHPWFCAPKLKHLELYLIILGSIASISMELIIGPEAHQPFDADGTIPSNHLHNFEHASVSLSLLIYAWFAIALDRTRPRPRLHGEMTMLLAAAAFAQQLLMFHLHAADHMGVEGQYHQLLQVVIAVSLATTLLGVALPRSFPVSLVRSASIAFQGVWFVVMGIMLWTPSLIPKGCFMNREEGHRVVRCRSDEALHRAKSLVNLQFSWYMAATAVFSMLLYLFLSHSYTEEPQYLPLVVNDGAQEEEEDLESQKTLTESDSFVPMGKGFRPLELER; from the coding sequence ATGGGGACCTTGGTAGGTCATGTGGCACCTGGCTTTGGCTTTCTGGTGATTGGGTTATGGCACCTCTTCAACCACATCAAGCTCTACCGCACGCACCCCAACTCCTACATCTCCCACCCATGGTTCTGCGCCCCCAAGCTCAAACACCTTGAGCTCTACCTCATCATACTCGGCAGCATCGCCTCCATCTCCATGGAGCTGATCATCGGCCCCGAGGCCCACCAGCCCTTCGACGCCGACGGCACCATCCCCTCCAACCACCTGCACAACTTCGAGCACGCCTCCGTTTCCCTCTCCCTCCTCATCTACGCCTGGTTCGCCATCGCCCTCGACCGCACCCGCCCCCGCCCGAGGCTCCACGGCGAGATGACCATGCTCCTGGCCGCAGCTGCCTTCGCGCAGCAGCTGCTCATGTTCCACCTCCACGCCGCCGACCACATGGGCGTCGAGGGCCAGTACCACCAGCTGCTGCAGGTCGTCATCGCCGTGTCGCTGGCCACCACCCTCCTCGGCGTCGCCCTGCCGCGGAGCTTCCCCGTGAGCTTAGTCCGGTCGGCCAGCATCGCCTTCCAGGGCGTGTGGTTCGTCGTCATGGGCATCATGCTCTGGACGCCCAGCCTCATCCCCAAGGGCTGCTTCATGAACCGGGAGGAGGGGCACAGGGTCGTCCGCTGCCGCAGCGACGAGGCGCTCCACCGCGCCAAGTCCCTCGTCAACCTCCAGTTCAGCTGGTACATGGCGGCCACCGCAGTGTTCTCCATGCTGCTCTACCTCTTCCTATCGCACTCCTACACCGAGGAGCCGCAGTACCTGCCTCTGGTGGTCAACGACGGAGctcaagaggaggaggaagacttgGAGTCACAGAAGACGCTGACCGAGTCCGACAGCTTTGTTCCTATGGGGAAAGGGTTTAGGCCATTGGAGCTTGAGAGGTAG